One stretch of Methylopila sp. 73B DNA includes these proteins:
- a CDS encoding extracellular solute-binding protein yields MTTNDSLPLGSAASPAGFDRRKALKTIAAGAAAALATPYVRPASAAPTTLRALMWEVYAIPEVIKAFEDKHNVKFSPTFFDGNSEAYNKLRVGGTRDFDLVQADGFWPGLYYREKLIRAIDYAKIPNTAKVFPVFKPDRFKLLTDEATGKHFGVTWCWGSYGTTYNTAMMPKDKVQSIECLFDPEFSGRLATSARFEENIALAGILVATRMGTKDKPRPDGKPFNPYVLTDEELAGVEKLLIEQKKLLLTRYNDNNTLQQLLESGAIAAAPEFAQSYRVLLAKKAKGEIDADFAHQLIPKEGGLGWVDTWLVTSGVADGPMLTLCEQFMDMMLAPEIMKQQALIGGASTTIDIRSIATPEEQKLYLMDRTEELSDMYMFDQPSSTEKWERVWSRMQAA; encoded by the coding sequence ATGACGACGAACGACAGCCTACCGCTTGGGTCTGCGGCCTCGCCCGCGGGCTTCGACCGCCGCAAGGCGCTGAAGACGATCGCCGCTGGCGCCGCCGCCGCGCTGGCGACGCCCTACGTCCGCCCGGCCTCCGCCGCGCCGACCACGCTGCGCGCCCTGATGTGGGAGGTCTACGCCATCCCCGAGGTCATCAAGGCCTTCGAGGACAAGCACAACGTCAAGTTCTCGCCGACCTTCTTCGACGGCAACTCCGAGGCCTACAACAAGCTGCGCGTCGGCGGCACGCGGGACTTCGACCTGGTGCAGGCCGACGGCTTCTGGCCGGGGCTGTACTACCGCGAGAAGCTGATCCGCGCGATCGACTACGCCAAGATCCCGAACACGGCCAAGGTGTTCCCAGTGTTCAAGCCGGATCGCTTCAAGCTGCTGACCGACGAGGCCACCGGCAAGCACTTCGGCGTCACCTGGTGCTGGGGCAGCTACGGCACGACCTACAACACCGCGATGATGCCGAAGGACAAGGTCCAGAGCATCGAGTGCCTGTTCGACCCCGAGTTCTCCGGCCGGCTCGCCACCAGCGCGCGCTTCGAGGAGAACATCGCGCTCGCCGGCATCCTGGTCGCGACCCGCATGGGCACCAAGGACAAGCCGCGCCCGGACGGCAAGCCATTCAACCCCTACGTCCTCACCGACGAAGAGCTGGCAGGCGTCGAGAAGCTCCTGATCGAGCAGAAGAAGCTGCTGCTCACCCGCTACAACGACAACAACACGCTGCAGCAGCTGCTCGAGAGCGGCGCGATCGCCGCGGCGCCGGAGTTCGCGCAGTCCTACCGCGTGCTGCTCGCCAAGAAGGCCAAGGGCGAGATCGACGCCGACTTCGCCCACCAGCTCATCCCGAAGGAAGGCGGCCTCGGCTGGGTCGACACCTGGCTCGTGACCTCCGGCGTCGCGGACGGCCCCATGCTCACGCTCTGCGAGCAGTTCATGGACATGATGCTCGCGCCCGAGATCATGAAGCAGCAGGCGCTGATCGGCGGCGCCTCGACCACCATCGACATCCGTTCGATCGCGACGCCCGAGGAGCAGAAGCTCTACCTCATGGACCGCACCGAGGAGCTGTCGGACATGTACATGTTCGACCAGCCGTCCTCGACGGAGAAGTGGGAGCGGGTCTGGTCGCGCATGCAGGCCGCCTGA
- a CDS encoding aminotransferase class IV: MSDTAPDFSMGAAYMNGVYVPIAEAKIPVGDWGFTHSDVTYDVVHVTDGAFFRLEDHLTRFHKSLGGYRLDPGVTRDEMREILGKVVALSGLKRAFVAMLSTRGVPRVYGSRDPMDCDNTFIAYAVPWVDVIKPEVQERGAHLLVASVPRISPKSLDPTLKNYMWRDFTRGMFEAKDKGFDTAILLDQEGYLTEGAGFNVFIVKGDKVITPDRGALEGVTRLSVLDLCPELGLEPVIGPITFEDLMDADEVFTATTAGGVMPCSRVNDRIYGNDRPGPISQKLKDTYWRKHVEGWHMTPVNYDDAENPFKAAA; encoded by the coding sequence ATGAGCGACACTGCGCCGGACTTCTCGATGGGCGCCGCCTACATGAACGGCGTGTACGTGCCGATCGCGGAAGCCAAGATCCCGGTCGGCGACTGGGGCTTCACCCATTCCGACGTCACCTACGACGTCGTGCACGTCACCGACGGCGCCTTCTTCCGCCTCGAAGACCACCTCACCCGCTTCCACAAGTCGCTCGGCGGCTACCGGCTCGACCCGGGCGTCACACGCGACGAGATGCGCGAGATACTCGGCAAGGTCGTGGCGCTCTCCGGCCTGAAGCGCGCCTTCGTCGCCATGCTGTCAACCCGCGGCGTCCCGCGCGTCTACGGCTCGCGCGACCCGATGGACTGCGACAACACCTTCATCGCCTATGCGGTGCCGTGGGTGGACGTGATCAAGCCCGAGGTGCAGGAGCGCGGCGCGCATCTGCTGGTCGCCTCCGTGCCGCGCATCTCGCCGAAGTCGCTCGACCCGACGCTCAAGAATTACATGTGGCGCGACTTCACCCGCGGCATGTTCGAGGCGAAGGACAAGGGCTTCGACACGGCCATCCTGCTCGACCAGGAAGGCTACCTGACCGAGGGCGCCGGCTTCAACGTCTTCATCGTCAAAGGCGACAAGGTGATCACGCCGGACCGCGGCGCGCTCGAGGGCGTCACCCGCCTGTCCGTGCTCGACCTCTGCCCGGAGCTGGGGCTGGAGCCGGTCATCGGCCCGATCACCTTCGAGGACCTGATGGACGCCGACGAGGTGTTCACCGCGACGACCGCCGGCGGCGTCATGCCCTGCTCGCGCGTCAACGACCGGATCTACGGCAACGACCGGCCGGGGCCGATCAGCCAGAAGCTCAAGGACACCTATTGGCGGAAGCATGTGGAGGGCTGGCACATGACGCCGGTCAACTACGACGACGCCGAAAACCCGTTCAAGGCCGCGGCCTGA
- a CDS encoding FGGY family carbohydrate kinase: protein MRIAAIDQGTTSTRALVVDTGDGTAVIAHAVRHAQSHPAPGWVEHDAEELLANVRACIAAAGPVDALALANQGESCLAWDAVTGEALSPVIVWQDNRTTDAVAGLADHAALVEARAGLPLDAYFSASKLGWLLRHLPRVRAAREAGRLRLGTTDAFFLDRLAGVFATDAATASRTSLMRLATGRWDPELCALFGVPIDCLPEIRPTVGGFGRIEGVPVVASVVDQQAALYGHGCRAPGDAKITFGTGAFALAVTGGEIVRAAGEGLLPTVAWAIGKATTYAVDGGVYDAGSAVEWAMRVGIVDDFSQLDGFTEPPAIDRGLVFVPALSGLACPHWDRSAAALFLGMSAATTRVDLRQALLEGIALRTAEVVAAIHARVALAPSISIDGGLSRSGYFAQFLADSLGREVVVGAFDERTAFGAAALAASAFGIDLAAPAEARRHAPRGPETRDARRARFAEAVARTRGWRAV from the coding sequence ATGAGGATCGCGGCGATCGACCAGGGCACCACCTCCACCCGCGCGCTCGTGGTCGACACGGGCGACGGGACCGCCGTGATCGCGCACGCCGTGCGCCACGCGCAGAGCCACCCCGCCCCCGGCTGGGTGGAGCACGACGCCGAGGAACTGCTCGCCAACGTCCGCGCCTGCATTGCGGCGGCCGGCCCTGTCGACGCGCTGGCGCTCGCGAACCAAGGCGAGAGCTGCCTCGCCTGGGACGCCGTCACCGGCGAGGCGCTGTCGCCGGTGATCGTGTGGCAGGACAACCGGACCACTGACGCGGTGGCCGGACTGGCCGATCACGCGGCGCTGGTCGAGGCTCGCGCCGGCCTTCCGCTCGACGCCTACTTCTCGGCCTCCAAGCTCGGCTGGCTGCTCCGTCATCTCCCGCGCGTGCGGGCGGCGCGGGAGGCCGGGCGGCTGCGGCTCGGCACGACCGACGCCTTCTTTCTCGATCGGCTCGCGGGCGTCTTCGCGACCGACGCCGCCACCGCTTCGCGCACGTCCCTCATGCGGCTCGCGACCGGCCGCTGGGACCCGGAGCTCTGCGCACTGTTCGGCGTTCCCATCGACTGCCTGCCGGAGATCCGCCCGACCGTGGGCGGCTTCGGCCGCATCGAAGGCGTCCCGGTCGTCGCCTCCGTCGTGGACCAGCAGGCGGCGCTCTACGGCCACGGCTGCCGCGCGCCGGGCGACGCCAAGATCACCTTCGGCACGGGCGCCTTCGCGCTGGCGGTGACCGGCGGCGAGATCGTGCGGGCGGCGGGGGAGGGGTTGCTGCCGACCGTCGCCTGGGCGATCGGCAAGGCGACCACATACGCCGTGGACGGCGGCGTCTACGATGCGGGCTCCGCCGTCGAATGGGCGATGCGCGTCGGGATCGTCGACGATTTTTCACAGCTCGACGGCTTCACGGAGCCGCCCGCGATCGACCGCGGGCTGGTCTTCGTTCCCGCGCTGTCGGGCCTCGCCTGCCCGCACTGGGACCGCTCGGCCGCCGCGCTGTTTCTCGGCATGTCCGCCGCCACCACCCGCGTCGATCTCCGCCAGGCGCTGCTGGAGGGGATCGCGCTCCGGACCGCGGAAGTAGTCGCGGCGATCCATGCGCGCGTCGCCCTCGCGCCGTCGATCTCCATCGACGGCGGCCTCAGCCGCAGCGGCTACTTCGCGCAGTTCCTCGCCGACAGCCTCGGGCGGGAAGTCGTGGTCGGCGCCTTCGACGAGCGCACGGCCTTCGGCGCCGCGGCGCTCGCCGCCTCCGCCTTCGGGATCGACCTCGCGGCCCCTGCGGAGGCCCGCCGCCATGCGCCCCGCGGACCCGAGACGCGCGACGCCCGCCGCGCGCGCTTCGCGGAGGCCGTGGCTCGCACCCGCGGCTGGCGCGCCGTGTGA
- a CDS encoding ABC transporter permease gives MRSRLAPWLTLGVPTVFLIALFVLPLLSMLVLSVWRTENYHIVQDWNLRNYWVLATDGAYATFLLRSLAMATAVSVICTAIAWPVAYGITLYGGRYKLLLTLGFAVPFLTGEVLRVIALQGLLGPVGLVNGVLMSLGAAPLRAIMYTNVASAIGLVYLYLPIVVTVIYLSLLNFDQRLLDAAKIFGASPARAFFEIAWPLNLFGTLIGFALCFIPCLSATLAPRFLGGPNGTLYGMAMAQQFGESGTWALGAAMGVVLFALSIAAVFVAFRTVDLRRTGFTGFGRS, from the coding sequence GTGAGGAGCCGCCTCGCCCCCTGGCTGACGCTCGGCGTTCCGACCGTCTTCCTGATCGCGCTGTTCGTCCTGCCTCTGCTGTCGATGCTCGTGCTCAGCGTCTGGCGGACCGAGAACTACCACATCGTCCAGGACTGGAACCTCAGGAACTACTGGGTGCTGGCGACCGACGGGGCCTACGCCACCTTCCTCCTCCGCTCGCTCGCGATGGCGACCGCGGTCTCGGTGATCTGCACCGCCATCGCCTGGCCGGTCGCCTACGGCATCACGCTCTACGGCGGCCGCTACAAGCTGCTGCTGACGCTGGGCTTCGCGGTGCCGTTCCTCACCGGCGAGGTGCTGCGGGTGATCGCGCTGCAGGGACTGCTCGGACCCGTGGGCCTCGTCAACGGCGTGCTGATGTCGCTCGGGGCCGCGCCGCTGCGCGCCATCATGTACACCAACGTCGCGAGCGCGATCGGCCTCGTCTACCTCTACCTGCCGATCGTCGTCACGGTGATCTACCTGTCGCTGCTGAACTTCGACCAGCGGCTGCTCGACGCCGCCAAGATCTTCGGCGCGAGCCCGGCGCGCGCCTTCTTCGAGATCGCCTGGCCGCTCAACCTGTTCGGCACGCTGATCGGCTTCGCGCTCTGCTTCATCCCCTGCCTCTCGGCGACGCTCGCCCCGCGCTTCCTCGGCGGCCCCAACGGCACGCTCTACGGCATGGCGATGGCGCAGCAGTTCGGCGAAAGCGGAACCTGGGCGCTCGGCGCCGCCATGGGCGTGGTGCTGTTCGCGCTCTCGATCGCGGCGGTGTTCGTGGCGTTCCGCACGGTCGACCTGCGCCGCACCGGCTTCACGGGCTTCGGGAGGAGCTGA
- a CDS encoding FAD-dependent oxidoreductase, with product MSAAAIDVAVDALVVGAGPAGLGLATRLKASGVASVLVVDREADAGGNPRHCGHPPFGLREFGRVLTGPAYARRLAARAVRAGVAFRLATNVVEIAREGEAIVVTTTGDDGVRRIAARRLALATGVRETPRAARLVSGERPLGVLTTGALQAFVYLHGIAPFRRPVVVGTELVALSSLLTCRKIGAAPVAMVEEQAGPQCFPLFMALPRLLGVPLHYGAKVVDIAGSPRVRRATLAHADGASSEVACDGVLFTGRFTPEASLARAAGLTMDLERGRPVLDAFGRSSDPRIFAACVLDRSVETAGWCWSRGRAIADHIAADLAGRLAAP from the coding sequence GTGAGCGCCGCGGCCATCGACGTCGCAGTCGACGCGCTGGTCGTCGGCGCCGGACCCGCGGGGCTCGGTCTCGCGACGCGGCTGAAGGCGTCGGGCGTCGCGTCGGTGCTGGTCGTCGACCGGGAGGCGGACGCCGGCGGCAACCCACGTCACTGCGGCCACCCGCCGTTCGGCCTCCGCGAGTTCGGCCGCGTGCTGACCGGGCCGGCCTACGCCCGGCGGCTGGCGGCGCGAGCGGTCCGCGCGGGCGTCGCCTTCCGGCTCGCGACCAACGTGGTGGAGATCGCCCGCGAGGGCGAGGCGATCGTCGTCACGACCACCGGCGACGACGGCGTCCGCCGCATCGCCGCGCGGCGGCTGGCGCTCGCGACCGGCGTGCGCGAGACCCCCCGCGCGGCCCGCCTAGTCTCGGGCGAGCGGCCGCTCGGCGTGCTCACCACGGGCGCGCTGCAGGCTTTCGTGTATCTGCACGGCATAGCGCCGTTCCGCCGGCCTGTGGTGGTCGGCACGGAGCTCGTCGCGCTGTCGAGCCTGCTCACCTGCCGAAAGATCGGCGCGGCGCCGGTCGCCATGGTGGAGGAGCAGGCCGGGCCGCAGTGTTTCCCGCTGTTCATGGCGCTGCCGCGCCTGCTCGGCGTGCCGCTGCATTACGGCGCCAAGGTCGTCGACATCGCCGGGAGCCCGCGGGTGCGGCGGGCGACGCTCGCCCATGCCGACGGCGCGAGCTCGGAGGTCGCCTGCGACGGCGTGCTATTCACCGGCCGCTTCACGCCCGAAGCGAGCCTCGCCCGCGCCGCAGGCCTGACCATGGACCTCGAGCGCGGGCGGCCCGTCCTCGACGCCTTCGGCCGATCGAGCGATCCGCGGATCTTCGCGGCCTGCGTGCTCGACCGAAGCGTCGAGACCGCGGGTTGGTGCTGGTCTCGCGGACGGGCGATCGCCGATCATATCGCCGCCGACCTCGCCGGCCGGCTGGCCGCCCCGTAA
- a CDS encoding ABC transporter ATP-binding protein produces the protein MSYISLDGVSKQYGAAWAVDRVAMAIEKNEFVSLLGPSGSGKTTLLRIIAGLEKPTNGRVLIGGEDVTDLAPHKRGVAMVFQEFLLFPHRTVRENLAFPLRMLKLPKTEMDERIDWVLGILSLRGLEGRYPNQLSGGQQQRVALGRGLVGRPKALLLDEPLANLDRELRQEMEVEIRKHQTALGIPFIYVTHNQEEALSMSDRIAVVRNGRIEDFAPRAEIYDRPKTAFIAQFVGRSNRFVGVLKREGATAAIDAGAVALATADRPGLKEGSVAAYVKNEKVRLRTPETLRALGANALAATVKHVILRGAYAEYVLTWAAGEMIASRPRAEVEFSAGDAVVAHWDPEDVDLFPEKEAAA, from the coding sequence GTGTCCTACATCTCCCTCGACGGCGTCTCGAAGCAGTACGGCGCCGCATGGGCCGTCGACCGCGTGGCGATGGCGATCGAGAAGAACGAGTTCGTCTCGCTGCTGGGCCCGAGCGGCTCCGGCAAGACCACCCTGCTGCGCATCATCGCCGGGCTGGAAAAGCCGACCAACGGCCGCGTGCTGATCGGCGGCGAGGACGTCACCGACTTAGCCCCGCACAAGCGGGGCGTCGCGATGGTGTTCCAGGAGTTCCTGCTGTTCCCGCACCGGACCGTGCGTGAAAACCTCGCCTTCCCGCTGCGCATGCTGAAGCTGCCGAAGACGGAGATGGACGAGCGCATCGACTGGGTGCTCGGCATCCTCTCGCTGCGCGGGCTCGAGGGCCGCTACCCCAACCAGCTGTCCGGCGGCCAGCAGCAGCGCGTCGCGCTCGGCCGTGGGCTCGTCGGCCGGCCGAAGGCGCTGCTGCTCGACGAACCGCTCGCCAACCTCGACCGCGAGCTGCGGCAGGAGATGGAGGTCGAGATCCGCAAGCACCAGACGGCGCTCGGCATCCCCTTCATCTACGTCACGCACAACCAGGAGGAGGCGCTCTCCATGAGCGACCGGATCGCGGTGGTGCGGAACGGCCGGATCGAAGACTTCGCGCCGCGCGCCGAGATCTACGATCGGCCGAAGACCGCTTTCATCGCCCAGTTCGTGGGGCGCTCGAACCGCTTCGTCGGCGTGCTGAAGCGCGAGGGCGCGACCGCGGCGATCGACGCCGGCGCCGTCGCGCTCGCGACCGCCGACCGGCCGGGGCTCAAGGAGGGCTCGGTCGCGGCCTATGTGAAGAACGAGAAGGTCCGGCTGCGGACCCCGGAGACGCTTCGCGCCCTCGGCGCGAACGCGCTGGCGGCGACGGTCAAGCACGTCATCCTGCGCGGCGCCTACGCCGAGTATGTCCTGACCTGGGCCGCCGGCGAGATGATCGCGAGCCGGCCCCGCGCGGAGGTAGAGTTCTCCGCCGGAGACGCCGTGGTCGCGCATTGGGACCCGGAAGACGTCGACCTCTTCCCCGAAAAGGAGGCCGCCGCGTGA
- a CDS encoding DeoR/GlpR family DNA-binding transcription regulator, whose translation MRPDERRERIVAMVLERERVSVDALADALDASRETIRRDLAELDGQGRLRKLHGGATLPGLSLYEPDREGPFQARLAENAAAKRAVARAAIGLFRPGDTLFVDTGTTTLLFAEELSRARGLTVITNSAAIAALASRGEDAQAFLLGGEYRDGGAECLGAMAIDQIRRFHAVHAVLTVGAVHEAGVLDYDAREAEIARAMVAQARAVTVLADASKFDRSAPFVVAPLEAISRIVTDAVPVGPIADALVAAGVEVVAARAGNMPS comes from the coding sequence ATGAGGCCGGACGAGCGGCGCGAGCGGATCGTGGCGATGGTGCTGGAGCGGGAGAGGGTGTCGGTCGACGCTCTCGCCGACGCGCTCGACGCCTCCCGCGAGACCATCCGCCGCGATCTCGCCGAACTCGACGGCCAGGGCCGGCTCCGCAAGCTGCACGGCGGCGCCACGCTGCCGGGCCTGAGCCTGTACGAGCCGGACCGCGAAGGCCCGTTCCAGGCGCGGCTCGCGGAGAACGCCGCCGCCAAGCGCGCCGTCGCGCGCGCGGCGATCGGGCTGTTCCGGCCCGGCGACACGCTGTTCGTCGACACCGGCACCACCACGCTGCTGTTCGCCGAGGAGCTGTCGCGGGCGCGCGGGCTCACCGTCATCACCAATTCGGCGGCGATCGCAGCCCTCGCCTCCCGCGGCGAGGACGCTCAGGCATTTCTGCTCGGCGGCGAGTACCGCGACGGCGGCGCCGAATGCCTCGGCGCCATGGCGATCGACCAGATCCGCCGCTTCCACGCGGTCCACGCGGTGCTGACCGTCGGCGCCGTGCATGAGGCGGGCGTGCTCGACTACGACGCCCGCGAGGCCGAGATCGCCCGCGCGATGGTGGCGCAGGCGCGCGCCGTCACGGTGCTGGCCGACGCCTCGAAGTTCGACCGCAGCGCGCCGTTCGTCGTCGCGCCGCTGGAGGCGATCAGCCGCATCGTCACGGACGCGGTCCCGGTGGGCCCAATCGCCGACGCGCTGGTTGCGGCCGGGGTCGAGGTGGTCGCCGCGCGCGCCGGGAACATGCCGTCGTGA
- a CDS encoding ABC transporter permease subunit, with product MRFRPGKIALIATVVVSYLFLYLPIVHIGLASLSRNSSFPYPPHWSFATMSRLLGNSLYQTALGNSLLLGVLVATLSTALAGAATIGLMRHAGRKTTLFLTLFIAPLFVAEVLLGISSLIFSGLFLGLQGNLGSAVLANVVHCFSYALLIMATQLYRYDWRLDDAAMVFGATPARTFFEVTLPLIWPGLLGAFIVTFIMAFNNLEISFYLLGATPTLPSVAWGALRYGVKPELYALATCVNLVVLCVLAVMFVLMRTGLATFGHRPERERAAV from the coding sequence ATGCGGTTTCGTCCGGGCAAGATCGCGCTGATCGCGACCGTCGTCGTCTCGTACCTCTTCCTCTACCTGCCGATCGTGCACATCGGGCTCGCCAGCCTGTCGCGGAACTCGAGCTTCCCCTACCCGCCGCACTGGTCGTTCGCGACCATGTCCCGGCTGCTCGGCAACTCGCTCTACCAGACCGCGCTCGGCAACAGCCTGCTGCTGGGCGTGCTGGTGGCGACGCTCTCCACCGCCCTCGCCGGCGCCGCCACCATCGGGCTGATGCGGCACGCGGGCCGGAAGACCACCCTGTTCCTCACGCTGTTCATCGCGCCGCTGTTCGTGGCCGAGGTGCTGCTCGGCATCTCCTCGCTGATCTTCAGCGGCCTGTTCCTGGGGCTCCAGGGCAACCTCGGTTCGGCGGTGCTCGCCAACGTCGTGCACTGCTTCTCCTACGCCCTGCTGATCATGGCGACGCAGCTCTACCGCTACGACTGGCGGCTCGACGACGCCGCCATGGTGTTCGGCGCGACGCCCGCGCGCACCTTCTTCGAGGTGACCCTGCCGCTGATCTGGCCTGGGCTGCTGGGCGCCTTCATCGTCACCTTCATCATGGCGTTCAACAATCTCGAGATCTCGTTCTACCTGCTGGGCGCCACGCCCACCCTGCCCTCGGTCGCCTGGGGCGCGCTGCGCTACGGCGTGAAGCCGGAGCTCTATGCGCTGGCGACCTGCGTGAACCTCGTGGTGCTCTGCGTGCTGGCGGTGATGTTCGTGCTGATGCGCACCGGGCTGGCCACCTTCGGGCATCGGCCGGAACGGGAGCGGGCGGCGGTCTGA
- a CDS encoding NAD(P)/FAD-dependent oxidoreductase has translation MPVADVAIIGAGVVGCAMARRFALEGAKVLVLERGADLLSGASKANSAILHTGFDAPPGSLEHACVQAGYAEYMAIRGRLNLPVLETGAMVVAWTEAEQAALDGVEAQARANGVDDVRRLGPAEIRAREPHLGAGAREALLVPREHVIDPWSPFLAYLLQAKALGAEILFGAEVASARFEGEHWALQTPRGRRRARVVINCAGLHGDLVDRRLLGASAFEIRPRKGQFVVFDKAAASLLRTIVLPVPTERTKGVVLCRTAFGNVLVGPTAEEQQDRDCAATDEAALKSLIARAVEMLPALEGMPVTATYAGLRPATEEKGYRIAATPERNWITVGGIRSTGMTAALGIARHVYGLYEGMGHSHAAVSAPECRPMPNLAEHLPRDWSKAGHGGVVCHCELVTRREIERALAGPLPAGDFGGLRRRTRCAMGRCQGFHCLARIAALTEGRLAAPLASPPEAA, from the coding sequence ATGCCCGTCGCGGACGTCGCGATCATCGGAGCGGGCGTGGTCGGCTGCGCCATGGCCCGGCGCTTCGCTCTCGAAGGCGCGAAGGTGCTGGTGCTGGAGCGCGGCGCCGATCTGCTGTCGGGCGCGAGCAAGGCCAACAGCGCCATCCTGCACACCGGCTTCGACGCCCCGCCCGGGAGCCTCGAGCACGCGTGCGTGCAGGCGGGCTACGCCGAGTACATGGCGATCCGCGGGCGCCTCAACCTGCCGGTGCTCGAGACGGGCGCCATGGTCGTGGCCTGGACGGAGGCGGAGCAGGCCGCGCTCGACGGCGTCGAGGCGCAGGCGCGGGCGAACGGCGTCGACGACGTGCGGCGGCTCGGCCCCGCCGAGATCCGGGCGCGCGAGCCCCATCTCGGCGCGGGCGCGCGCGAGGCGCTGCTGGTCCCGCGCGAGCATGTCATCGACCCCTGGTCGCCCTTCCTCGCCTATCTCCTGCAGGCGAAGGCGCTTGGCGCGGAGATCCTGTTCGGCGCCGAGGTCGCCTCCGCGCGGTTCGAGGGCGAACACTGGGCGCTCCAGACCCCCCGTGGGCGCCGCCGCGCCCGCGTCGTGATCAACTGCGCGGGGCTGCACGGCGACCTCGTCGATCGCCGTCTGCTGGGCGCGAGCGCCTTCGAGATCCGCCCGCGCAAGGGCCAGTTCGTGGTGTTCGACAAGGCCGCCGCCAGCCTGCTCCGCACCATCGTGTTGCCGGTGCCGACCGAGCGGACCAAGGGCGTCGTGCTCTGCCGCACGGCGTTCGGCAACGTGCTGGTGGGGCCGACAGCCGAGGAGCAGCAGGACCGCGATTGCGCGGCGACCGACGAGGCCGCGCTCAAGTCTCTGATCGCGCGCGCGGTCGAGATGCTGCCGGCGCTCGAGGGCATGCCCGTCACCGCGACCTACGCCGGCCTGCGCCCCGCGACCGAGGAGAAGGGCTACCGGATCGCCGCGACGCCGGAGCGGAACTGGATCACCGTGGGCGGGATCCGCTCCACCGGCATGACCGCGGCGCTCGGGATCGCCCGCCATGTCTACGGGCTCTACGAGGGCATGGGCCATTCCCATGCGGCGGTCTCAGCGCCCGAATGCCGGCCCATGCCCAACCTCGCCGAGCACCTGCCGCGCGACTGGAGCAAAGCCGGCCACGGCGGCGTCGTCTGCCACTGCGAGCTTGTCACCCGACGCGAGATCGAGCGGGCGCTGGCCGGTCCGCTGCCGGCGGGCGATTTCGGCGGCCTGAGGCGCCGCACCCGCTGCGCCATGGGGCGCTGCCAGGGTTTTCATTGTCTCGCCCGCATCGCGGCCCTGACCGAGGGCCGTCTTGCCGCGCCGCTCGCAAGCCCGCCCGAGGCCGCGTGA